In the genome of Natronorubrum sediminis, one region contains:
- a CDS encoding ribosome assembly factor SBDS: MISLDEAVTAQLESHGARFEVLVDPDAALEIKRGEFDDDLEDVIAAEDVFENASRGDRPAEDDLETVFETTDPLEIIPEVIKQGEIQITAEQRREMQEQKRKQLINTIARNAINPQMDNAPHPPERIENALEEAGFTVDPMEPVEQQVDEALDALRPVIPIRFEEVTIAVQIPAEYAGSAQAKVRSFGDLEREEWQPDGSWIGAITFPAGMQNDFYDVVNEHSSGEAETELVKDKDDLQTR, encoded by the coding sequence ATGATATCACTCGACGAGGCGGTGACGGCGCAACTCGAGTCACACGGGGCGCGCTTCGAAGTGTTAGTCGATCCTGACGCGGCACTCGAGATCAAACGGGGCGAGTTCGACGACGACCTCGAGGACGTGATCGCTGCAGAGGACGTGTTCGAAAACGCCTCGCGGGGAGACCGACCTGCTGAGGACGATCTCGAGACGGTCTTCGAGACGACCGACCCGCTCGAGATCATTCCAGAAGTGATCAAGCAGGGTGAGATCCAGATCACGGCCGAACAGCGTCGGGAGATGCAAGAACAAAAGCGCAAGCAACTGATCAACACGATCGCACGAAACGCGATCAACCCCCAGATGGACAATGCGCCCCATCCCCCAGAACGAATCGAGAACGCCCTCGAGGAAGCCGGCTTCACCGTCGATCCGATGGAACCGGTCGAACAGCAAGTCGACGAGGCCCTGGATGCGTTACGTCCCGTCATCCCGATTCGCTTCGAAGAGGTGACCATCGCCGTCCAGATTCCCGCGGAGTACGCCGGGAGCGCACAGGCGAAGGTTCGTTCCTTCGGCGATCTCGAGCGCGAAGAGTGGCAACCCGACGGCTCGTGGATCGGTGCTATCACGTTCCCAGCGGGCATGCAAAACGACTTCTACGACGTCGTCAACGAACACTCGAGTGGCGAAGCAGAAACCGAACTCGTCAAGGACAAAGACGACCTCCAGACGCGGTGA
- the glyA gene encoding serine hydroxymethyltransferase has product MEHEHVREVDPAVADALEGEVERQRSSLQMIASENHASRAVIDAQGSALTNKYAEGYPGSRYYGGCEFADDVEQLAIDRAKELFGAEHVNVQPHSGTQANQAVYFAICEPGDKILSLDLTHGGHLSHGHPANFVGQLYDVEQYEVDAETGYIDYDGLAEQAEEFEPDIIVSGYSAYPREIEWGRIQEAADSVDALHLADIAHITGLVAAGVHSSPVGTADFVTGSTHKTIRAGRGGIVMCDEEYADDIDAAVFPGGQGGPLMHNVAGKAVGFKEALEPEFEEYADQTVANAKALGERLVENGFSLVSDGTDNHLVLVDLRESHPDTSGGDAEEALEDAGIVLNGNTVPGETRSAFDPSGIRAGTPALTTRGFDEDDCRKVGELISRVIDAPEDKAVIEDVRSEVEDLCGANPLYE; this is encoded by the coding sequence ATGGAACACGAGCACGTACGGGAGGTCGATCCCGCCGTAGCAGATGCACTCGAGGGTGAGGTCGAACGCCAGCGATCGTCCCTGCAGATGATCGCGAGCGAGAACCACGCCAGTCGAGCCGTCATCGACGCGCAGGGAAGCGCGCTGACGAACAAGTACGCCGAGGGCTACCCCGGCTCCCGGTACTACGGCGGCTGTGAGTTCGCCGACGACGTCGAACAACTCGCCATCGACCGCGCAAAAGAGCTGTTCGGTGCCGAGCACGTCAACGTCCAGCCACACTCGGGGACCCAGGCCAATCAGGCCGTCTACTTCGCGATTTGCGAGCCAGGCGACAAGATTCTTTCGCTGGATCTGACTCACGGCGGACACCTCAGTCACGGTCACCCGGCGAACTTCGTCGGCCAACTCTACGACGTCGAGCAGTACGAAGTCGACGCCGAGACGGGCTACATCGACTACGACGGCCTCGCAGAACAGGCCGAGGAGTTCGAGCCGGACATCATCGTCTCGGGGTACTCCGCGTACCCGCGCGAGATCGAGTGGGGACGCATTCAGGAAGCCGCCGACAGCGTCGACGCACTCCACCTCGCCGACATCGCTCACATCACCGGCCTCGTCGCTGCGGGCGTTCACTCCTCGCCGGTCGGCACCGCCGACTTCGTCACCGGTTCGACCCACAAGACCATTCGCGCCGGTCGCGGCGGCATCGTCATGTGCGATGAAGAGTACGCCGACGATATCGACGCCGCCGTCTTCCCTGGCGGACAGGGTGGCCCGCTCATGCACAATGTCGCTGGCAAGGCCGTCGGCTTCAAGGAAGCCCTCGAGCCCGAATTCGAGGAGTACGCCGACCAGACGGTCGCCAACGCGAAGGCCCTCGGTGAACGTCTCGTCGAGAACGGTTTCTCGCTCGTCTCAGACGGGACGGACAACCACCTCGTCCTCGTCGACCTCCGCGAGAGCCACCCCGACACGAGCGGCGGTGACGCCGAGGAAGCGCTCGAGGACGCGGGTATCGTCCTCAACGGGAACACGGTTCCCGGCGAGACGCGCTCGGCGTTCGACCCGTCAGGTATCCGCGCGGGCACGCCCGCACTGACGACTCGCGGTTTCGACGAAGACGACTGTCGCAAAGTCGGTGAGTTGATCTCCCGCGTCATCGATGCCCCCGAAGACAAAGCCGTCATCGAAGACGTTCGAAGCGAAGTCGAGGACCTCTGTGGCGCGAATCCGCTGTACGAGTAA
- a CDS encoding nucleic acid-binding protein, translating into MTMEAYEYDDGTIRYPGHPRGPGGTEPVDTIDLSEYTAEVITWTTSTATPPGVREPNHLAIVEFDVEGESVRAIGQVTTGDIETDDEVKPVYVEELRDPDAGIREPESQEWDGYRFEPV; encoded by the coding sequence ATGACGATGGAAGCCTACGAGTACGACGACGGCACGATTCGCTACCCCGGCCATCCTCGAGGGCCGGGTGGGACCGAACCGGTCGACACGATCGATCTCAGCGAGTACACTGCAGAAGTGATCACGTGGACGACGAGTACGGCAACGCCACCGGGCGTCCGCGAGCCGAATCATCTCGCAATCGTCGAGTTCGACGTCGAGGGAGAATCCGTTCGAGCGATCGGTCAGGTGACGACCGGCGATATCGAAACTGACGACGAGGTAAAGCCGGTGTACGTCGAGGAACTGCGCGACCCCGATGCTGGCATTCGCGAGCCAGAAAGTCAGGAGTGGGACGGGTATCGGTTCGAACCGGTCTAA
- a CDS encoding DUF7504 family protein, with product MDGEPIDGVSSEASFGQTLAKLKRNGSNILIVGTDASELHTTLCRRLCGGVDAPSRYRLSITDSDSTTQPCTRSSIDAPAHTRTIDVTAATPSTRVAGDTSDQTSLKTLGIESNDAIEELEERADGFEPASLRVCLDCLQRLFEAQPRDDVFQFLHLLTARVDYYNGMGHYHLPLERTDELVRLLEPLFDVLVEIRSRRGTDEHRWQFQDEGTTTEWLAF from the coding sequence ATGGATGGTGAACCAATCGATGGTGTGTCATCGGAGGCGAGTTTCGGACAGACGCTCGCGAAACTCAAACGAAACGGTAGCAATATTCTGATCGTCGGCACGGATGCGTCCGAACTTCACACGACCCTCTGTCGTCGATTGTGTGGCGGCGTCGATGCACCCTCGCGATATCGACTCTCCATTACCGATTCAGATTCGACGACGCAGCCGTGTACTCGCTCGAGTATCGACGCGCCAGCTCACACCCGTACGATCGACGTGACAGCGGCCACACCGTCGACACGGGTAGCTGGCGACACCTCCGACCAGACATCGCTCAAAACGCTCGGTATCGAGAGTAACGACGCGATCGAGGAACTCGAAGAGCGTGCGGACGGGTTCGAACCCGCCTCGCTTCGCGTCTGTCTCGATTGCCTCCAGCGGTTATTCGAAGCACAGCCACGAGACGACGTGTTTCAGTTCCTCCACCTGCTCACCGCTCGAGTCGATTACTACAACGGGATGGGCCACTATCACCTCCCACTCGAGCGCACCGACGAACTGGTTCGTCTCCTCGAGCCACTGTTCGACGTGCTCGTCGAAATCCGCTCTCGGCGCGGAACGGACGAACATCGCTGGCAATTTCAAGACGAAGGAACGACGACCGAGTGGCTAGCCTTTTGA
- a CDS encoding Rpp14/Pop5 family protein: protein MKHLPKHLQPHWRYLALELESWPDATIDRRAFQRECWYAAQNLLGDPGSARADMTVVRFEFGDGTGTAIVRVRRGETEPGRAAVACIDGIDGSPVGIRVCGISGTIRAAEENYLGRRGQDSEERNVVFGNEERVAVVRDGSTDVRLDETFTGATDLDYDLA, encoded by the coding sequence ATGAAGCACCTGCCAAAACACCTCCAGCCCCACTGGCGCTATCTCGCGCTCGAACTCGAGAGTTGGCCCGACGCCACGATCGATCGACGAGCGTTCCAGCGCGAGTGTTGGTACGCGGCCCAGAATTTACTGGGCGATCCGGGGAGCGCTCGAGCCGATATGACGGTCGTGAGGTTCGAATTTGGCGATGGAACCGGTACAGCGATCGTTCGGGTCCGCCGCGGTGAGACGGAACCGGGGCGGGCAGCGGTCGCCTGTATCGACGGTATAGACGGCTCTCCGGTCGGAATTCGGGTCTGTGGTATCAGTGGCACGATCCGTGCCGCTGAAGAAAACTATTTAGGTCGACGCGGGCAAGATTCCGAAGAGAGAAACGTCGTGTTCGGGAACGAGGAGCGAGTCGCCGTTGTGCGCGATGGATCTACAGACGTGCGACTCGATGAGACGTTCACGGGTGCGACAGACCTCGATTACGATTTAGCGTGA
- the hflX gene encoding GTPase HflX: MKAIIAKRVDSGVADTSEIRDLAAAAGYTVIGEVTQSRRADPALQLGEGKAETLAELVDETEATTVIFDNRLGPYQTYNLGQLFDAGVEVIDRFTLILEIFGQRAQTRKAQLQVELAELRYELPRAEAKTSLAKRDEHPGFMGLGEYDESREQDIKDQISRINDELKQIEQTEQHRRERRRDSGFDLVALAGYTNAGKSTLLRRLADDLTVEENEGLHPDLEATAESQDNLFTTLGTTTRRAAIEPRDVLVTDTVGFISDLPHWLVESFKSTLDSVYRADLVLLVVDVSEDVDEIHEKLVTSHDTLYERNEAPIVTVLNKIDKVDEDELAEKREALSSLAPNPVAVSGKTGANVDALLERIDDELPEWREERLLLPMTDETMSVVSWIHDNGHVDDVTYGDEDVVITFEARPAMIEQARSRASELGTTTAESV; this comes from the coding sequence ATGAAGGCTATTATCGCGAAACGCGTCGATTCCGGCGTCGCGGATACGAGCGAAATTCGGGACCTTGCAGCCGCAGCAGGGTACACTGTCATTGGCGAAGTCACCCAATCGCGACGGGCTGATCCCGCGTTGCAACTGGGTGAGGGGAAAGCCGAAACGCTCGCCGAGCTCGTCGATGAAACCGAGGCGACGACAGTTATCTTCGACAATCGACTTGGCCCCTATCAGACGTACAATCTGGGACAACTCTTCGATGCGGGAGTCGAGGTCATCGACCGATTCACGCTCATCCTCGAGATTTTCGGCCAACGAGCCCAGACGCGCAAGGCACAGCTTCAGGTCGAACTCGCGGAACTCCGATACGAACTCCCTCGAGCCGAGGCGAAAACCAGCCTCGCCAAGCGGGACGAACACCCCGGATTCATGGGTCTGGGAGAGTACGACGAGAGCCGCGAACAGGACATCAAAGACCAGATCAGCCGGATCAACGACGAACTCAAGCAGATCGAACAGACCGAGCAGCATCGGCGAGAACGCCGACGCGACTCCGGGTTCGATCTGGTCGCTCTCGCCGGCTACACGAACGCCGGCAAATCGACCCTCTTGCGCCGACTCGCGGACGACCTCACCGTCGAAGAAAACGAGGGGCTTCACCCGGACCTCGAGGCGACGGCCGAGTCTCAGGATAACCTGTTCACCACGCTAGGGACGACGACCCGACGTGCAGCGATCGAACCGCGGGATGTCCTTGTGACCGACACGGTTGGGTTCATCAGCGACCTGCCCCACTGGCTGGTCGAATCGTTCAAGTCGACGCTGGACTCGGTCTACCGTGCCGACCTGGTCTTACTCGTCGTCGACGTTAGCGAAGACGTCGACGAGATTCACGAGAAACTCGTCACCAGTCACGACACGCTCTACGAACGCAACGAGGCACCGATCGTCACGGTGTTAAACAAGATCGACAAAGTCGACGAGGACGAACTCGCCGAAAAGCGCGAGGCGCTCTCGTCGCTCGCCCCGAATCCGGTTGCCGTCAGCGGGAAGACGGGAGCGAACGTCGACGCCCTCCTCGAGCGAATCGACGACGAATTGCCGGAGTGGCGTGAAGAGCGCCTGTTGCTCCCCATGACGGACGAGACGATGAGCGTCGTGTCGTGGATTCACGATAACGGCCACGTCGACGACGTGACGTACGGTGACGAAGACGTCGTCATTACATTCGAAGCGAGACCCGCGATGATCGAGCAGGCGCGATCACGTGCGAGTGAGTTGGGGACGACGACGGCTGAATCGGTGTAG
- a CDS encoding FUN14 domain-containing protein: protein MVVDIDPSTLGLEFAGGAIIGAVLGFATKQVATLVAIIIGVQLMAFRYLESQEIVTVDWNRLSAGLVETQERAQSEIHWLESALSMLSVGAGFTSGFLIGFHRG, encoded by the coding sequence GTGGTTGTAGATATCGATCCGTCGACGCTCGGCCTGGAGTTTGCCGGAGGTGCGATTATCGGTGCGGTTCTCGGATTTGCGACGAAGCAGGTTGCCACGCTCGTCGCCATTATTATCGGCGTTCAGTTGATGGCGTTTCGATATCTCGAGTCCCAGGAGATCGTCACCGTCGACTGGAACCGTCTCTCAGCGGGTCTCGTCGAAACCCAAGAACGCGCGCAATCGGAAATTCACTGGCTCGAGTCCGCCCTCTCGATGCTCTCGGTTGGGGCCGGATTCACGAGCGGGTTTTTAATCGGGTTCCACCGAGGGTAG
- a CDS encoding class I SAM-dependent methyltransferase produces the protein MTKSPEEHAARFDEKAASYDESKSPEYRACADLVVEHANPSNDDIVLDLGTGTGAIALSLAADAKRIVGRDISDEMMNEARAKADERGLENVSFGHGTFREPNYDDEVDILTSNYALHHLSDGEKREAIAVIADLEPRKFVLGDVMFFGEPDPDEPYYSPEVDDPATVGVLADAFTDAGFSLTAVEQVHEQVGVLVAERATTRVGDTDALDSA, from the coding sequence ATGACGAAGAGTCCTGAGGAACACGCCGCAAGGTTCGACGAAAAGGCGGCGAGTTACGACGAGTCGAAATCACCCGAGTATCGGGCGTGTGCGGACCTCGTGGTCGAACACGCGAATCCGAGTAACGACGATATCGTTCTCGATCTGGGCACTGGAACCGGCGCGATTGCCCTTTCGCTCGCGGCCGACGCAAAACGCATCGTCGGTCGGGACATCAGCGACGAAATGATGAACGAGGCGAGAGCCAAGGCCGATGAGCGCGGACTCGAGAACGTCTCGTTCGGCCACGGGACCTTCCGCGAGCCGAATTACGACGACGAGGTCGACATACTCACCTCGAATTACGCCCTTCATCACCTCTCGGATGGAGAAAAACGCGAGGCGATTGCGGTGATTGCCGACCTCGAGCCCCGGAAATTCGTCCTCGGTGACGTGATGTTCTTCGGGGAACCGGATCCAGACGAGCCGTACTACTCGCCGGAGGTCGACGACCCCGCGACCGTCGGCGTCCTCGCGGACGCATTCACCGACGCCGGCTTCTCGCTCACCGCAGTCGAACAGGTCCACGAACAGGTGGGCGTCTTGGTTGCGGAACGGGCGACGACCCGAGTGGGCGACACTGACGCTCTCGATTCCGCATGA
- a CDS encoding RNase P subunit p30 family protein — MYEAVHAHPDGETTVARLAKTAADYGFEGVVVRNHHDSRGEYDAEQIREAYDVDVVTGLEIRADSPEQAGGSVGNYRTEQTILAVHGGSNAMNRFAVETDKVDVLAHPMAGGGDVNHVVVKAAVENGVRLEFDLSGVLRRSGGRRVRAIQSLQKLEELVDYYDAPYVVSGDPRSHLEMRAPRELAALGEELGFSSEFIEAGLAEWGHLAERNRAIRSESFIEPGVERGRYDEES, encoded by the coding sequence ATGTACGAGGCCGTCCACGCCCACCCTGACGGAGAGACCACGGTCGCCAGACTCGCCAAGACGGCGGCCGACTACGGCTTCGAGGGCGTGGTCGTACGCAATCACCACGATTCTCGTGGAGAGTACGACGCCGAGCAAATCCGCGAGGCGTACGACGTCGACGTCGTGACGGGCCTCGAGATACGAGCCGACTCTCCCGAACAGGCCGGAGGGTCGGTCGGAAATTACCGAACGGAACAGACGATTCTCGCGGTTCACGGCGGTTCGAACGCGATGAATCGATTCGCAGTCGAGACCGACAAGGTCGACGTTCTCGCGCATCCGATGGCCGGCGGCGGTGACGTCAATCACGTGGTCGTGAAAGCCGCCGTCGAGAACGGCGTTCGCCTCGAATTCGACCTCTCGGGGGTGCTCCGACGAAGCGGCGGCAGACGAGTGCGAGCGATTCAGTCGCTGCAAAAGCTCGAGGAACTCGTCGACTACTACGACGCACCGTACGTCGTCAGTGGTGATCCGCGATCACACCTCGAGATGCGCGCCCCGCGCGAACTCGCTGCGCTGGGCGAGGAGTTGGGCTTCTCGAGTGAGTTTATCGAAGCGGGGCTCGCCGAGTGGGGCCACCTTGCCGAACGAAACCGAGCGATTCGCTCCGAGTCGTTCATTGAGCCGGGGGTCGAACGGGGGAGATATGACGAAGAGTCCTGA
- a CDS encoding thiolase family protein, whose translation MERVAIIGASMTQFGQREGEWIMDLLAEAGEECLEDSGVDASAVDHLYVSNMASGEFEGQTGVPNALAHDLDAMPAYTQRVDQTSSSGGAGIYAAWQSVASGASEMTLLVGGEKMTHRTTGEATDVIASLTHPVEYKHGVTLPSFAGLTARHYLERFDAPRESLGKVAAKNHRNGVDNPHAQFQKEVDLETILESPVVADPLRLYDFCPITDGSAALMCCPESVAQEYTDTYAVISGIDGATDTHVVHEREDPTVMGGVVESGNGAYEMSGLEPDDIDVAELHDMFTILEFLQMEGLGFAEHGEAWKLVEEGYTERETGELPVNTSGGLKSKGHPLGASGVAQGVEIYEQLVGEAGPRQVDAEAGLCCNVGGFGNCVITTIMEAAQ comes from the coding sequence ATGGAACGTGTTGCAATTATCGGTGCCTCGATGACGCAGTTCGGCCAACGCGAGGGGGAGTGGATCATGGACCTCCTCGCGGAAGCCGGTGAGGAGTGTCTCGAGGATTCGGGTGTCGACGCCTCGGCGGTCGACCACCTGTACGTCTCGAACATGGCGAGTGGGGAATTCGAAGGACAGACCGGCGTTCCGAACGCGCTGGCACACGACCTCGATGCGATGCCGGCATATACACAACGTGTCGATCAGACGAGTTCCAGCGGCGGTGCAGGTATCTACGCTGCTTGGCAGTCCGTCGCAAGCGGCGCGAGCGAGATGACGCTGCTCGTCGGCGGCGAGAAGATGACCCATCGGACGACTGGCGAAGCAACCGACGTCATCGCCTCGCTCACTCACCCAGTCGAGTACAAACATGGCGTTACGCTCCCCTCGTTTGCAGGGCTCACGGCGCGACACTACCTCGAGCGCTTCGACGCCCCGCGTGAGAGTCTCGGAAAGGTTGCAGCCAAGAACCATCGAAACGGCGTCGACAACCCACACGCGCAGTTCCAGAAGGAAGTCGACCTCGAGACGATCCTCGAGTCGCCGGTCGTCGCCGATCCGCTTCGATTGTACGACTTCTGTCCGATTACGGATGGCTCGGCGGCGCTGATGTGCTGTCCCGAATCCGTCGCCCAGGAGTATACCGATACCTACGCCGTCATTTCAGGCATCGACGGCGCGACGGACACTCACGTCGTCCACGAACGCGAGGATCCGACCGTGATGGGCGGCGTCGTCGAGAGCGGCAACGGAGCCTACGAGATGAGCGGCCTCGAACCGGACGATATCGACGTCGCAGAACTCCACGACATGTTCACCATTCTCGAGTTCCTTCAGATGGAGGGACTTGGCTTCGCCGAGCACGGCGAGGCGTGGAAACTCGTCGAGGAGGGATACACCGAGCGAGAGACGGGCGAGTTGCCGGTCAACACCTCCGGCGGTCTCAAATCGAAGGGCCATCCACTGGGTGCAAGCGGGGTCGCACAAGGGGTCGAAATCTACGAACAATTGGTCGGTGAGGCAGGACCACGACAGGTCGACGCCGAGGCCGGACTCTGTTGTAACGTCGGTGGCTTTGGCAACTGTGTGATCACGACGATCATGGAGGCAGCACAATGA
- the tbsP gene encoding transcriptional regulator TbsP: protein MASNLLNHQIDDILESVLEDASGDVYMVNPSADAIEEFVSVATAFDGELPSVHMLADERTLKDVMDDFIIASNAADLISEDALALRTLEQAPENSLLSTDERVIAIVHAGDRVGGLVTDEESFVADTYDTYAGRWEDATQFNLRTPPITDVQETLADEISPEAEEDFTAILNSLETARGDGDGLDEVTISLLVAAKNEALLYDISKWGEDVGIASKATFSRTKTKLEDMGLIDTEKVPIDVGRPRLRLTIGDDRLREADNGQLATVAQSILN, encoded by the coding sequence ATGGCCTCGAATTTACTCAACCACCAGATTGACGATATCCTCGAATCTGTTCTCGAGGATGCATCTGGGGACGTATACATGGTTAATCCGTCCGCTGATGCGATCGAAGAGTTCGTTTCCGTCGCGACCGCATTCGACGGCGAGTTGCCGTCGGTTCACATGCTCGCAGATGAGCGAACACTCAAAGATGTGATGGATGACTTTATCATCGCCTCGAACGCTGCCGACCTCATCAGCGAGGACGCACTCGCACTTCGCACGCTCGAGCAAGCACCCGAGAACTCGCTTTTGAGCACCGACGAACGCGTCATCGCGATCGTCCACGCCGGCGACCGCGTCGGTGGCCTCGTCACCGACGAAGAGAGTTTCGTCGCCGACACGTACGACACGTACGCCGGCCGCTGGGAGGACGCCACCCAGTTCAACCTCCGGACGCCACCGATCACGGACGTCCAGGAGACTCTCGCCGACGAGATCAGTCCCGAAGCCGAGGAAGATTTCACGGCGATCCTCAACTCGCTCGAGACCGCTCGCGGAGACGGCGACGGTCTCGACGAAGTGACCATTTCGCTGCTCGTCGCAGCGAAGAACGAAGCGCTGCTGTACGACATCAGCAAGTGGGGCGAAGACGTCGGCATCGCGTCCAAAGCAACGTTCAGCCGAACCAAGACCAAACTCGAGGACATGGGTCTCATCGACACCGAGAAGGTTCCGATCGACGTCGGTCGCCCACGACTGCGTCTAACGATCGGCGACGACCGACTCCGCGAGGCGGACAACGGCCAGCTCGCGACGGTCGCACAGTCGATTCTCAACTAG
- the psmA gene encoding archaeal proteasome endopeptidase complex subunit alpha produces MQGQQQQQAYDRGITIFSPDGRLYQVEYAREAVKRGTASIGVRTSDGVVLAVDKRVPSPLLEDSSVEKIHKADNHVGIASAGHVADARQLIDFARRQTQVNQLRYGEPIGVETLTKEVTDHIQQYTQVGGARPFGVALIVGGIDNGEPRLFETDPSGTPYEWKALAVGADRGDLQEYLEENYDEEADLDGGIGLALDALASVNEGSLLPNEVGLATVDVETESFEQFDYDKIESHLEENDLLDDGEDDEDAE; encoded by the coding sequence ATGCAGGGACAACAACAACAGCAGGCGTACGACCGAGGCATCACGATCTTCTCGCCCGACGGCCGACTATACCAGGTCGAGTACGCTCGCGAGGCGGTCAAGCGAGGAACAGCAAGCATCGGCGTCCGAACGAGTGACGGCGTCGTACTGGCCGTCGACAAACGAGTTCCCTCTCCGCTGCTCGAGGACTCGAGCGTCGAGAAAATCCACAAGGCTGACAACCACGTCGGCATCGCCAGCGCCGGCCACGTCGCCGACGCTCGCCAGCTCATCGACTTCGCGCGCCGACAGACGCAGGTCAACCAGCTACGCTACGGCGAGCCAATCGGCGTGGAGACGCTGACGAAGGAAGTCACCGACCACATCCAACAGTACACTCAGGTCGGCGGTGCCCGTCCGTTCGGCGTCGCCCTGATCGTCGGCGGGATCGACAACGGCGAGCCGCGCCTGTTCGAAACCGACCCATCCGGAACGCCTTACGAGTGGAAGGCCCTCGCCGTCGGTGCAGACCGCGGCGACTTACAGGAGTACCTCGAGGAGAACTACGACGAAGAAGCGGATCTCGATGGTGGCATCGGACTCGCACTCGACGCACTCGCCTCGGTCAACGAGGGCTCGCTCTTGCCGAACGAGGTCGGCCTCGCGACGGTCGACGTCGAAACGGAGTCCTTCGAGCAGTTCGACTACGACAAGATCGAATCTCACCTCGAGGAAAACGACCTCCTCGACGACGGTGAGGACGACGAAGACGCAGAGTAA
- a CDS encoding DUF7547 family protein gives MSDSNDELIDAVRELTRTIDDLRTELEANTDGPRLRSRPRPPTPRELLRFTDEVAIPAAIVALETSVRALEGFQRTLKLARTERDVRDRTSTATDAASDRANALRRTTLSQLDTILTQLQRATADEDAVEDDRVTDLLSEARALRDDLDGRLQRLGDDVDRSTEGSEPIRIDIEDGTVDSPDIGDESDTRADPQSHVDVDAELETLKDRYGEEDPDADSKPGVGSGVGIHENHSSAAGETDDTGEADETDETDETDETNGDNESDPTRDDSPGAGGDNGEER, from the coding sequence ATGAGCGACTCCAACGACGAACTGATCGATGCCGTTCGTGAACTCACACGAACGATCGATGACCTTCGAACGGAACTCGAGGCGAACACCGACGGCCCTCGACTGCGATCGCGCCCGCGGCCGCCGACCCCCCGAGAACTCCTTCGGTTTACGGACGAAGTTGCGATCCCGGCAGCGATCGTTGCCCTCGAGACGAGCGTTCGCGCGCTCGAGGGGTTTCAGCGGACGCTCAAACTCGCTCGTACTGAACGAGACGTTCGAGACCGAACGTCGACCGCGACCGACGCCGCGAGCGATCGCGCGAATGCGCTCAGACGAACGACGCTGTCACAACTCGATACCATTCTGACGCAACTCCAGCGAGCGACGGCCGACGAAGACGCCGTGGAGGACGACCGAGTCACCGACTTGCTCTCCGAGGCTCGAGCGCTGCGCGACGATCTCGACGGGAGGTTGCAGCGTCTCGGCGACGATGTCGACCGATCCACGGAGGGCTCGGAACCGATTCGCATCGACATCGAAGACGGAACCGTCGACTCGCCCGATATCGGTGACGAAAGCGACACTCGGGCCGATCCACAGTCACACGTCGACGTCGACGCCGAACTCGAGACGCTGAAAGATCGTTACGGAGAGGAGGATCCGGACGCCGATTCCAAGCCGGGCGTGGGTTCCGGTGTTGGTATCCACGAGAATCACTCGAGTGCGGCCGGTGAGACTGACGATACAGGCGAAGCGGACGAAACGGACGAAACAGACGAAACAGATGAGACGAACGGTGACAACGAGTCGGACCCGACTCGTGACGATTCTCCGGGAGCGGGAGGCGATAACGGCGAGGAACGTTAG